The Sulfurimonas lithotrophica genome includes a region encoding these proteins:
- the hemW gene encoding radical SAM family heme chaperone HemW yields MLYIHIPFCDSKCSYCAFNSYVDKFHLKQKYVDALLSQLDFELKRFDIKKNSLKTLFLGGGTPSTLSPKLYEPLFKKIKPYLASDAEITSEANPNSATHEWLEGMNTLGVNRLSFGVQSFNDEKLKLLNRAHNSSQAKTAIKLASKLGFKNISLDLIYATAGDTKELLQKDIDKAFKLPINHLSAYALTIEEGTAFENKPQMSKENLDLTTWLFSEISKHGFEQYEISNFGSYKSKHNMGYWRYKDYIGLGSGAVGKKGNKRFYPTSDIDEYIKNPLNIKDEFLSDEDIKFEKIFLGFRSLIGVNIDILTHKEIQKANILLKENKLIFNSNTYYNPNFLLADEIAIFLTDFNN; encoded by the coding sequence ATGTTATATATCCATATCCCTTTTTGCGACTCTAAATGTTCTTACTGCGCTTTTAATTCTTATGTTGACAAGTTTCACTTAAAACAAAAATACGTAGATGCTCTTTTAAGTCAACTCGATTTTGAACTAAAAAGATTCGATATTAAAAAAAATTCCCTCAAAACACTGTTTTTAGGCGGTGGCACACCGTCAACTTTGAGTCCGAAACTTTATGAACCGCTTTTTAAAAAGATAAAACCTTATTTAGCATCAGATGCAGAGATAACCAGTGAAGCAAACCCGAATTCCGCAACTCACGAATGGCTAGAAGGGATGAACACTCTTGGTGTAAACCGTCTTAGTTTCGGGGTGCAAAGTTTTAACGATGAGAAACTAAAACTCTTAAACCGTGCCCATAATTCCAGCCAAGCAAAAACAGCTATAAAACTTGCATCAAAACTCGGATTTAAAAATATCTCCCTTGATTTGATATATGCAACAGCAGGCGATACAAAAGAGTTGCTTCAAAAAGATATAGATAAAGCTTTTAAACTTCCCATAAACCATTTAAGTGCGTATGCTTTAACCATAGAAGAAGGCACTGCATTTGAGAATAAACCGCAAATGTCAAAAGAGAACTTAGATTTAACAACATGGTTGTTTAGCGAGATATCTAAACATGGTTTTGAACAATATGAAATTAGCAACTTCGGTTCATATAAAAGCAAACATAACATGGGCTACTGGAGATATAAAGACTATATTGGTCTTGGAAGCGGAGCCGTCGGGAAAAAAGGTAATAAAAGGTTTTATCCCACATCAGATATAGACGAATATATAAAAAATCCGCTTAATATTAAGGATGAGTTTTTAAGTGATGAAGATATAAAATTTGAAAAAATATTTTTAGGATTTAGATCTTTAATAGGTGTGAATATAGATATATTGACACACAAAGAGATTCAAAAAGCAAATATACTTCTAAAAGAAAATAAACTGATTTTCAATTCAAATACCTACTATAATCCCAACTTTCTGCTAGCAGACGAAATTGCCATTTTCTTGACAGACTTCAATAATTAA